The Medicago truncatula cultivar Jemalong A17 chromosome 4, MtrunA17r5.0-ANR, whole genome shotgun sequence genome includes a region encoding these proteins:
- the LOC11428401 gene encoding eukaryotic translation initiation factor 5B, producing MGGGQENRPPPPQYQGGWNSREAPVMKKGATNRTVFNPVVADETQHTKQLSAVPSKPSAGNLRSPICSIMGDASSGKTMLLHCIRGSNVQQGHEACSFTHYPAQEIRGRSLLVIDAPCHQSFKRSGLCDIAILVVDIMHGIQQQTIDSLDLLKRTNTDFIIVLNKVDRICAWQTCRNAPIREALMQQYASAKYEFRRRVVKIVSQFRMLGVNAQLYYENNTMGETFSIVPTSAISGEGITDMLFLLFGWTQKTMIEKLTYSEDVQCTVLEVKVIEGYGTTIDVVLAQGVLRRGDQIVVSGMKGPIVTTIRALLTPHPMEELCIKGSFMHHKEIKAVMGVKITAQGLEHAIAGASLYLVKPDDDLEYVKQVAMEDVESVLSRIEGSGEGVCVEAPRLLKKL from the exons ATGGGTGGCGGCCAAGAGAATCGTCCTCCTCCTCCGCAGTATCAAGGCGGTTGGAATTCGAGGGAGGCTCCGGTCATGAAGAAAG GTGCTACAAATAGAACTGTTTTCAACCCTGTGGTGGCTGATGAAACTCAACATACAAAGCAATTGTCTGCTGTTCCTTCTAAGCCGAGTGCTGGGAACCTCCGGTCGCCTATTTGCAGCATCATGGGTGATGCATCCTCCGGCAAAACCATGCTTCTTCATTGTATTCGAGGTAGTAATGTTCAACAAGGTCATGAAGCTTGCAGTTTCACACACTATCCTGCTCAGGAAATCCGTGGAAGAAGTCTACTTGTTATTGATGCCCCATGCCACCAATCATTCAAGCGTTCAGGTCTATGTGATATCGCAATTTTGGTTGTAGACATTATGCATGGCATACAGCAACAAACTATAGATTCACTCGATCTATTAAAAAGGACCAACACAGACTTCATCATTGTCTTGAATAAG GTGGATAGGATTTGTGCCTGGCAAACATGTCGCAATGCTCCAATTCGTGAAGCATTGATGCAGCAGTATGCGAGTGCTAAATATGAGTTTCGTAGGAGGGTCGTTAAG ATTGTTTCTCAGTTCAGGATGCTTGGCGTAAATGCTCAATTGTATTATGAAAACAATACAATGGGAGAAACATTCAGCATTGTGCCGACAAGTGCAATAAG TGGTGAAGGAATCACGGACATGTTATTTCTATTGTTTGGTTGGACCCAAAAGACCATGATCGAGAAACTTACTTACAGTGAAGACGTACAG TGTACTGTTTTGGAAGTCAAGGTTATTGAAGGCTATGGAACTACTATCGATGTTGTTTTAGCTCAAGGTGTTCTTCGTCGTGGTGATCAAATAGTTGTGTCTGGAATGAAG GGTCCAATTGTTACTACAATTCGAGCTTTATTGACACCTCATCCAATGGAGGAACTTTGTATTAAG GGATCATTTATGCATCACAAAGAAATCAAAGCTGTGATGGGCGTCAAGATCACTGCCCAG GGACTTGAACATGCTATTGCTGGTGCTAGTTTATATTTGGTGAAGCCTGATGATGATTTGGAATATGTTAAACAAGTGGCCATGGAAGATGTGGAGTCAGTCTTGAGCAGGATAGAAGGTAGTGGTGAGGGCGTTTGTGTCGAGGCACCTAGACTTTTGAAGAAACtttag
- the LOC11430917 gene encoding plant UBX domain-containing protein 7, whose amino-acid sequence MEGMTLSYPTDEETLVSYFLEIARGQTAATAKHFLQATSWNLEEALKLFLSGTKPPLMDTANQIDPSSPLPLIKETLESEQGASSTSESDKLAYLYHPPFHLMFNGSFIKAKFAASMQDKWLIVNIQSTKEFSSLMLNRDTWANDAVSQIISTNFIFWLVYDDTTEGHKVCTDYRLDLIPVVLIIDPITGQKIRSWGGMIQPESLIEGLLTFLDAGPRGSSSRPKTKATVDSESSEEEDEEVQRKLAASLESVKESSEMTGGDNKDANVAGNLQETTSLEFEKLRI is encoded by the exons atGGAAGGAATGACGTTATCTTATCCCACCGATGAAGAAACTTTGGTATCTTACTTCCTTGAAATCGCTAGAGGCCAAACCGCTGCCACCGCTAAACACTTCCTTCAG GCTACGAGTTGGAATCTAGAGGAAGCTCTTAAGCTGTTCTTATCTGGTACTAAACCGCCATTGATGGATACTGCAAATCAAATTGATCCTTCTTCTCCTTTGCCTCTTATTAAGGAGACTCTTGAATCGGAGCAAGGTGCTTCCTCTACATCAGAGAGTGACAAACTTGCTTATCTCTATCACCCTCCTTTTCATCTAATGTTCAATGGTTCTTTTATTAAG GCAAAGTTTGCTGCTTCTATGCAGGACAAGTGGTTAATTGTGAACATACAATCTACCAAGGAATTCAGTTCACTTATG cTTAATCGGGATACATGGGCAAACGATGCTGTTTCTCAGATCATTAGTACAAACTTCATATTCTGGCTG GTATATGATGATACAACTGAAGGCCACAAGGTCTGCACTGATTACAGACTGGATTTGATTCCTGTCGTGCTTATTATTGATCCCATCACTGGTCAAAAGATACGCTCCTGGGGAGGAATGATTCAACCTGAAAGTTTAATTGAA GGTCTGCTAACATTCCTTGATGCTGGTCCTAGAGGAAGTTCCAGCCGACCAAAAACTAAAG CTACTGTAGATTCAGAATCGAGTGAAGAGGAGGATGAGGAAGTTCAAAGAAAACTAGCAGCTTCATTGGAAAGCGTGAAAGAATCAAGTGAAATGACCGGAGGAGATAATAAAGATGCAAATGTTGCTGGCAACTTGCAAGAAACAACCTCACTAGAGTTTGAGAAACTCAGGATATGA
- the LOC11433922 gene encoding coatomer subunit beta'-1 codes for MTTLGYEGGRFCNAGVKVIVFLVRLKDTMLAPCGLRLGSKFERQILLLFDLSTILLKVVRREPVASMHNNGEIIWAKDNEIQIVDIKNAEAEAEIVDGEMLPLAVKELGACILNPQSLKHNPDGRFVAVCGDGEYIIHTALPWTNMSCGSAVEIVWSLDGEYAVRKSNSKIKIFSKTFQEKSVHPTFSAEKIFGGPVLALCSNDSICFYDWAECRLIRRIEVKLKNLYWNDSGDLFALCGHTSFFTVKYNCDVVSSYLDNGIPVDEDGTENPCKLLHEISERVRRGIWVEDCFIYTNSSWRLNYCVGDEVTTIFHLDRPMYLLGYLASQDRVYLIDSDFNVMGYKLLLSLIKYKSLVIRGDFERAKEILPSIPKEHHNSVLRFLESRGMIEDALNLATDPEYRFGLAIQHGRLEVAKDVALELKSISKWKQLGELAMSNGKLEMAEECLEHAMDFHGLLLLHSSTVDIRGMSKLATLAKEHGKNDFAFLCLFMLGKREDCRQLLEESNQNPEAILMGRSYLPSKVSELLEKWRKDLSKVNPKHAYSLANPEEYTDLCEYWQVASAPALVPLNLIEEIFFYLPVRSVLNVVSRLNRYFNYIIRTEHFVQKHLEKSGFINPYLIMISEPDEYHYYDFPLVSVSVNSLLEDPAAPTLRESVLFEHSFTTSWGLICSCNGLLCFRDIFQSSQLCFWNPATGFKLECISEMEKDNSVYSFGFDPLGKTLKLVVFCMKRVGSALENTVKIFNLNNKSWKDVQQLPVVPLYWFERSRSNSGFHLNGSINWLALRNYSFSDYNPDHVRYITTDRYVIVSLNLSTEIYTELLLPEGFEKVPKRQPRIAVLMDQICFCHDAEGTNFIIWQMKCFGNRDSWVKLFKFGYENFPSANQLQCLDFSPVYLSQDGDKLILVRGDGVAEEAFVYYHRDNRVSRIGIANNLLWTEAMSYVGSMVYLD; via the exons ATGACG ACACTTGGTTACGAAGGAGGGAGATTTTGTAATGCGGGTGTGAAGGTCATAGTATTTCTGGTTCGGCTTAAAGATACCATGTTGGCTCCTTGTGGGTTGAGATTG GGATCAAAGTTCGAACGTCAAATACTTCTCTTATTCGATCTATCCACTATTTTA CTAAAGGTTGTTCGAAGAGAACCTGTAGCCAGCATGCACAACAACGGAGAGATCATTTGGGCTAAGGATAACGAGATTCAAATCGTTGATATAAAGAATGCAGAAGCTGAAGCAGAG ATTGTTGATGGAGAAATGTTACCATTAGCTGTTAAGGAGCTGGGAGCATGTATTCTCAATCCACAA AGTTTAAAGCACAATCCGGATGGGAGGTTTGTTGCTGTCTGTGGGGATGGTGAGTATATTATACATACTGCCTTGCCATGGACAAATATGTCATGTGGTTCAGCTGTAGAAATTGTGTGGTCTTTGGATGGAGAGTATGCTGTAAGGAAAAGTAATTCAAAGATTAAAATTTTCAGCAAAACTTTCCAG GAAAAGAGTGTCCATCCAACTTTTTCAGcagaaaaaatatttggtggCCCTGTATTGGCATTGTGCTCAAATGATTCCATTTGCTTTTATGATTGGGCTGAATGCAGACTTATACGGCGCATTGAAGTGAAATTGAAA AACCTCTATTGGAACGATAGTGGTGACCTATTTGCGCTCTGTGGCCATACATCATTCTTCACTGTAAAATACAAT TGTGATGTTGTTTCATCATACTTAGATAATGGGATACCTGTGGATGAGGATGGTACTGAAAATCCCTGCAAGCTCCTTCATGAAATTAGTGAACGTGTCAGGAGAGGGATTTGGGTTGAAGATTGTTTTATCTATACCAATTCTTCTTGGAGGCTTAATTACTGTGTTGGTGATGAG GTAACAACAATCTTTCACTTGGACCGTCCGATGTACTTGTTGGGATATCTTGCCAGCCAAGATAGAGTATATTTGATTGACTCAGA CTTCAATGTTATGGGCTACAAACTGCTTTTAAGCTTGATTAAGTACAAGTCTCTTGTGATCCGTGGTGACTTTGAAAGAGCGAAAGAAATTCTGCCATCAATTCCAAAAGAGCATCATAACAG CGTCCTTCGTTTCTTGGAATCACGAGGCATGATTGAGGATGCTCTTAACTTAGCCACTGACCCGGAGTACAGATTTGGTCTAGCCATACAGCATGGAAGATTAGAGGTTGCAAAA GATGTTGCTCTAGAACTGAAGAGCATATCTAAATGGAAGCAGTTGGGAGAATTAGCTATGTCTAACGGAAAG TTAGAAATGGCTGAGGAGTGTTTAGAACATGCAATGGATTTCCATGGATTGTTGCTGCTACATTCTTCTACTGTAGATATTAGAGGAATGTCAAAACTTGCAACTCTTGCTAAAGAGCATGGGAAGAACGACTTTGCTTTCCTCTGCTTATTTATGTTGGGTAAACGCGAAGACTGCCGTCAATTGTTAGAAGAAAG CAATCAGAATCCAGAAGCTATCTTGATGGGTCGATCATATCTTCCAAGCAAGGTCTCAGAATTACTGGAAAAATGGAGAAAAGATCTCAGCAAG GTTAATCCAAAACATGCCTATTCTTTGGCTAATCCTGAGGAGTATACGGATTTGTGTGAATATTGGCAAGTTGCATCAGCGCCAGCTCTCGTTCCCTTGAATCTCATTGAAGAAATATTCTTTTATCTCCCTGTAAGATCTGTGTTAAATGTTGTCAGCCGTCTCAATAGGTACTTCAATTACATCATTCGTACTGAACATTTTGTTCAAAAGCATTTGGAGAAGTCGGGCTTTATAAACCCGTATCTAATCATGATTTCAGAACCGGATGAATATCATTACTATGATTTCCCTTTAGTATCTGTTTCTGTGAATTCATTACTTGAAGATCCAGCTGCCCCAACTCTTCGTGAATCTGTTTTATTCGAACATTCTTTCACAACTTCCTGGGGGCTTATTTGTTCTTGCAACGGATTGTTATGCTTTCGCGATATTTTTCAGTCATCTCAGCTATGCTTTTGGAACCCTGCCACAGGATTTAAATTGGAATGCATTTCCGAAATGGAAAAGGATAATTCTGTATACTCTTTCGGGTTTGATCCTTTAGGAAAAACTTTAAAGTTGGTAGTGTTCTGTATGAAAAGAGTTGGCAGTGCTCTGGAAAATAcagttaaaattttcaatttaaacaataaatcaTGGAAGGATGTTCAACAGTTACCAGTAGTTCCTTTGTATTGGTTTGAAAGGTCTCGAAGTAACAGTGGTTTCCATTTAAATGGAAGTATAAACTGGTTAGCGCTTCGCAATTACTCCTTTTCAGATTACAATCCTGATCATGTTCGTTATATTACGACTGATCGATATGTAATCGTTTCACTCAACTTGTCCACCGAGATTTATACAGAACTGTTACTACCGGAGGGATTTGAGAAAGTCCCAAAGCGTCAACCTCGAATTGCCGTTCTGATggatcaaatttgtttttgccATGATGCTGAGGGTACCAATTTCATTATATGGCAGATGAAGTGCTTTGGAAATCGTGATTCTTGGGTCAAGTTGTTTAAATTTGGCTATGAGAATTTCCCTTCTGCAAACCAACTTCAATGCTTGGATTTTTCCCCTGTATATCTTTCTCAGGATGGTGATAAACTCATTTTGGTTAGAGGGGATGGTGTAGCCGAAGAAGCATTTGTCTACTACCATAGGGACAATAGAGTAAGTCGGATTGGTATTGCAAACAATTTACTGTGGACGGAAGCCATGAGCTATGTTGGGAGTATGGTTTACC TTGACTGA